In one Actinomyces trachealis genomic region, the following are encoded:
- a CDS encoding alpha/beta hydrolase, which yields MPSNHDAPRQAGQARRSRLLSAALLGIAGFTALEALALLVPIPALDYSLMLGTWGLASCMLIALLLLVAIWAMYKCPSRARRLAAVLAAASLVATGVVATAQVRQAGQLGASIDWWQATGVGQWGSMPDAEPTFMNDAPSGQKLQVGIWLPRDPATGKALSAEQTRATHPDGVPVVVLLHGGGWRTGDRRNPMTKGQATWLARQGYLAIALDYPLSLPNLPTWWLAESRAALGLAWVGRHAEAWGGDAQRLALMGDSSGGHLALEIALRQVLGTMEQICTEPVPPVRAVSLTYPVADPTGFHDNPDPVMAPYVSQRAAMYVGGSPRQKPQRYLEISPLAKAQALREQGLGAQMPPVLMVHGARDHVVPVVGSEQLHQELVQAGARSQLVVVPYADHIFDLNPGSLPSQLWRHLTLELLDSAGMGR from the coding sequence GTGCCCAGTAACCACGACGCCCCCAGGCAGGCGGGCCAAGCACGCCGCTCGCGGCTGCTGAGCGCTGCGCTGCTTGGCATCGCTGGCTTCACTGCCCTGGAGGCGCTGGCGCTGCTCGTGCCGATCCCGGCGCTGGACTACTCCCTCATGCTGGGCACCTGGGGACTGGCAAGCTGCATGCTCATCGCCCTGCTGCTACTAGTGGCCATCTGGGCCATGTACAAGTGTCCCAGTCGCGCTCGGCGTCTGGCAGCTGTGCTTGCCGCGGCCTCACTGGTGGCCACCGGCGTCGTGGCCACCGCCCAAGTCCGCCAGGCAGGGCAGCTCGGGGCCAGCATTGACTGGTGGCAGGCCACCGGCGTCGGACAGTGGGGCTCCATGCCCGATGCGGAGCCAACCTTCATGAATGACGCCCCTTCCGGGCAGAAGCTCCAGGTCGGCATCTGGCTACCCCGCGACCCGGCAACCGGAAAGGCACTCAGTGCTGAGCAGACGCGGGCCACTCATCCCGACGGCGTGCCCGTCGTCGTACTGTTACACGGTGGCGGCTGGCGCACCGGCGACCGACGCAACCCCATGACCAAGGGACAGGCCACCTGGCTCGCCCGGCAGGGCTACCTGGCCATCGCCCTGGACTACCCCCTGTCCCTACCCAACCTACCCACCTGGTGGCTGGCGGAGTCTCGCGCGGCCCTGGGCCTGGCCTGGGTAGGGCGGCACGCCGAAGCCTGGGGCGGGGACGCGCAGCGCCTAGCCCTAATGGGAGACTCTTCGGGCGGGCACCTAGCCTTAGAAATCGCCCTGCGCCAGGTGCTGGGAACCATGGAACAAATCTGTACGGAGCCGGTACCCCCGGTGCGGGCCGTGTCCCTGACCTACCCGGTGGCCGACCCCACCGGGTTCCACGACAACCCTGACCCGGTCATGGCGCCATACGTCTCCCAGCGGGCCGCCATGTACGTGGGTGGCAGCCCCCGCCAGAAGCCGCAGCGCTACCTCGAAATCAGCCCCCTCGCCAAGGCTCAGGCACTGCGAGAGCAAGGACTGGGGGCGCAGATGCCGCCAGTGCTCATGGTCCACGGCGCACGTGACCATGTGGTGCCGGTGGTCGGCAGCGAGCAGCTGCACCAGGAGCTGGTGCAGGCCGGGGCGCGCAGCCAGCTGGTGGTGGTGCCCTACGCCGACCACATCTTTGACCTCAACCCCGGCTCCCTGCCCTCCCAGCTGTGGCGCCACCTCACCCTGGAGCTGCTGGACAGCGCCGGGATGGGGCGGTGA
- a CDS encoding ABC transporter permease, which translates to MSTTSSTDMSQSSEIMLVAGREFRIQLLRKSSLIANGLLLVAMLAGIIGYAWFNGSANEPYRLGLSGVDQQTVTALSPALSQLHSGSGKPVEVVEAPAPSKENLCGDAPKGTHLPDMVLSFESDKAKVTTCEETDTAVLSGLTALLQQQALAETISALGGDPSTVAASLLEAAPAVDVLDPPSTDRADFGVRYGLLTAVDIMLLITLMGGGQYIAMGVVEEKASRIVEILLSCVRPTSLLAGKILGTGTGVILSYGVMAAIGMTAAKVLHVLPKVDINFDATLALVLVWMVVGFLSFSVMFGAAGSLVSRQEDVSATVMPLIALCMAPYMASIFMIMHDPQAWYWRVLAYVPFFSPFMMPARMVFGISSWTEQALALLIAVAALPALIWLAARIYTRAVTRSGARVPLREVLGGRASA; encoded by the coding sequence GTGAGCACCACCAGTTCCACTGACATGTCCCAAAGCAGTGAGATCATGCTCGTAGCTGGCCGCGAATTCCGTATCCAGCTGCTACGCAAGAGTTCCCTAATCGCCAACGGCCTCCTACTCGTGGCCATGCTGGCTGGAATCATCGGCTACGCCTGGTTCAACGGCAGTGCCAATGAGCCCTACCGCCTGGGCCTGTCCGGCGTGGACCAGCAGACGGTGACGGCGCTCAGCCCAGCACTGAGCCAGTTGCATTCCGGCAGTGGTAAGCCGGTTGAGGTGGTTGAGGCGCCAGCACCCAGCAAGGAGAACCTGTGCGGCGATGCCCCCAAAGGAACTCACCTGCCGGACATGGTCCTCTCGTTTGAATCTGACAAAGCCAAGGTAACCACCTGCGAAGAGACTGACACCGCAGTCTTGTCCGGCCTGACGGCGCTGCTGCAGCAGCAGGCTTTGGCGGAGACGATCTCAGCCCTGGGCGGCGACCCCAGCACGGTGGCCGCCTCCCTGCTGGAAGCTGCCCCGGCGGTGGATGTCCTGGATCCGCCAAGCACTGACCGCGCCGACTTTGGAGTGCGTTACGGACTGTTGACGGCGGTAGACATCATGCTGCTCATCACCCTGATGGGTGGGGGCCAGTACATCGCGATGGGGGTCGTGGAGGAGAAGGCCAGCCGCATCGTGGAGATTCTCCTGTCCTGCGTGCGCCCCACCTCCCTGCTGGCCGGAAAGATCCTTGGCACCGGTACGGGTGTGATCTTGTCCTACGGCGTGATGGCGGCGATTGGCATGACCGCAGCCAAGGTGCTGCATGTGCTGCCCAAGGTCGATATCAACTTTGACGCCACCTTGGCGCTGGTCCTGGTGTGGATGGTGGTGGGTTTCCTGTCTTTCTCGGTCATGTTTGGTGCGGCGGGCTCGCTGGTAAGCCGTCAGGAGGACGTGTCCGCCACCGTGATGCCCCTGATCGCCCTGTGCATGGCACCTTACATGGCCTCGATCTTCATGATCATGCACGATCCGCAGGCCTGGTACTGGCGCGTCCTGGCTTATGTGCCGTTCTTTTCCCCCTTCATGATGCCTGCGCGCATGGTCTTTGGTATCTCTAGCTGGACCGAGCAGGCCTTGGCGCTGCTGATCGCCGTAGCGGCACTTCCGGCACTGATCTGGTTGGCGGCGCGGATCTACACGCGCGCGGTCACGCGCAGCGGCGCCCGGGTGCCGCTGCGTGAGGTGCTGGGCGGCAGGGCCTCCGCCTGA
- the ndk gene encoding nucleoside-diphosphate kinase yields MTPIPSRTLILIKPDAVRRGLTGEVLRRFEAKGYQMVALRMVQASKQTLAEHYYEHVNKSFYPGVEEYMSSGPLVALVLEGLRVVEGARSLMGTTDPTTAAPGTIRGDLGRDWDGKTMENLVHGSDSEESAAREIPIWFPELAG; encoded by the coding sequence ATGACGCCGATTCCCTCCCGTACCCTCATACTCATCAAGCCTGACGCCGTACGCCGTGGTCTGACCGGCGAGGTGCTCCGCCGCTTCGAAGCGAAGGGCTACCAGATGGTGGCCCTCCGCATGGTCCAGGCCAGCAAGCAGACGCTCGCTGAGCACTACTACGAGCACGTCAACAAGTCCTTCTACCCCGGGGTTGAGGAGTACATGTCCTCCGGGCCGCTAGTAGCCCTCGTACTTGAGGGTCTGCGTGTGGTGGAAGGCGCACGCAGCCTCATGGGTACCACCGACCCAACCACCGCCGCACCAGGAACCATCCGTGGCGACCTGGGGCGCGACTGGGACGGTAAGACCATGGAGAACCTGGTGCACGGCTCCGACTCGGAGGAATCCGCTGCCCGCGAGATCCCCATCTGGTTCCCTGAGCTGGCTGGCTGA
- a CDS encoding ABC transporter ATP-binding protein — translation MLDIRHLSKRFGTVQALDDLSLRLEDGEIVGFVGANGAGKSTTMRIVMGVLATDEGTVTWNGKPLDATLRRRIGYMPEERGLYPKMKVGEQLRYLARLHGISKNSAQSAAQDWMERLGVAARAGDEVQKLSLGNQQRVQLAAALVGSPEMLVLDEPFSGLDPVAVDVMSGVLRERAAVGVPALFSSHQLDVVERLCDRVVIIRSGKLIADGTLEQLQEKAEQRWRVVVYPVAEKAPAAELLAELAGVLPVLETTTDPTGRLTITAGGPDEQVLLAAAQRLGTVRELGPVRRPLTEIFRDALAAPQANDDEEKHA, via the coding sequence GTGCTAGACATCCGCCACCTCTCCAAACGGTTTGGAACCGTGCAGGCCCTGGACGACCTGTCCCTGCGCTTGGAGGACGGCGAGATCGTCGGCTTCGTGGGCGCCAACGGCGCGGGGAAGTCAACCACCATGCGCATTGTTATGGGCGTGCTGGCTACTGACGAAGGCACCGTGACCTGGAACGGCAAACCGCTGGATGCCACGCTCCGCCGTCGCATCGGTTACATGCCTGAGGAACGTGGCCTTTACCCCAAGATGAAGGTTGGTGAGCAGCTGCGATATCTGGCCCGACTGCATGGCATCAGCAAGAACTCGGCCCAGAGCGCTGCCCAGGACTGGATGGAGCGCCTAGGGGTGGCAGCGCGGGCCGGTGACGAGGTGCAGAAGCTCTCCCTGGGCAACCAGCAGCGCGTCCAGCTGGCCGCCGCCCTGGTGGGATCCCCTGAGATGCTGGTGCTGGATGAGCCCTTCTCTGGCCTGGACCCGGTGGCGGTGGACGTGATGAGCGGGGTGCTGCGGGAGCGCGCGGCGGTAGGCGTACCCGCCTTGTTCTCCTCCCACCAGTTAGACGTCGTTGAGCGGCTGTGCGACCGGGTAGTCATTATCCGCTCGGGAAAGCTGATAGCCGACGGGACGCTTGAGCAGCTACAAGAAAAGGCTGAACAACGCTGGCGCGTGGTTGTGTACCCGGTTGCGGAGAAAGCCCCGGCCGCCGAGCTGCTCGCCGAACTGGCCGGGGTTCTGCCAGTTCTGGAAACCACCACTGACCCGACCGGTCGGCTGACCATCACCGCTGGAGGCCCTGACGAGCAGGTGCTGCTGGCTGCCGCCCAGCGTCTTGGCACGGTGCGCGAGCTTGGCCCCGTGCGCAGGCCGCTGACAGAGATTTTCCGGGACGCTTTGGCAGCCCCACAGGCGAACGACGACGAGGAGAAGCACGCGTGA
- the ileS gene encoding isoleucine--tRNA ligase, whose translation MADTTDNTPGTHTGASFYPLHRPGQQVDPAPSFPAIEEEILAYWKADSTFQASIDARPAHNPDGTPNEFVFYDGPPFANGLPHYGHLLTGYVKDAVGRYQTQQGRRVERRFGWDTHGLPAELEAQRLLGIEDVSEITRPGGIGIGAFNEECCTSVLRYTKEWEDYVTRQARWVDFEGDYKTLDPDYMESVIWAFKTLYDKGLAYQGYRVLPYCWHDRTPLSNHELKMDDDVYQDRQDNTVTVGMRLTEPLLPEATTPELVLIWTTTPWTLPSNLAVAVGPDIDYMVVRVAPDLDSPLAGQDVVLGEARLDAYAKELGEQPQVLARLKGSELVGRRYHPIFDYFDDAAHRAEGAAPGPNGWTIIGGDYVTTEDGTGLVHIAPAFGEDDMLVCQEAGINPVLPVDDGGCFTAEVPDYQGLQVFETNKPITVDLRDGSGPLARVEAARRAVLVQQKSYVHSYPHCWRCRQPLIYKAVSSWFVKVTAIRDRMVELNQDIEWTPGHIKDGIFGNWLAGARDWSISRNRFWGAPIPVWRSDAPAYPREDVYGSFEELERDFGVEAKDLHRPFIDTLVRPNPDDPTGRSMMRRIPDVLDCWFESGSMPFAQVHYPFENVEWFESHNPGDFIVEYIGQTRGWFYTLHVLATALFDRPAFRTCVSHGILLGDDGAKMSKSLRNYPDVNMVFNRDGADAMRWFLLSSPVVRGGNLAVKDKAIRDTVRQVLLPLWNTWYFFALYAGQAGDGAGYITKGVDLEDVSLFGPRGGLHVMDRYVLARTKDLAATVAAQMDAYDVTGATATIREFMDVLTNWYLRTSRSRFTDADPAVHRSAFDTLATVLRVLTQVMAPLAPLVSEEIYRGLTGERSVHLTDWPVFPGHVADAGLVAAMDEARDAVSAALGLRKVEKLRVRQPLRSLTVATTDPAGLAPFRTLIGEEVNVKEVRVLDAADAGYEVTEQLVLNPRAFTPEVRKLTSRLFAAVKAGEWELTEDGDVRFDGVLLEGTPVVLEAEDSAFTLASRIDLEDDSLAATMLGSGAFVVLDTALDEELEAEGWARDLVRLVMDERKATGMQIGEPIRLTLTVPVDKEAWTGAYLDLIKAETSCVAAGVVADPAVGEPTAEVSRA comes from the coding sequence ATGGCCGACACCACCGACAACACCCCCGGCACCCACACCGGTGCTTCTTTCTACCCCCTGCACCGTCCCGGCCAGCAGGTTGACCCCGCACCCTCCTTCCCAGCAATCGAGGAAGAGATCCTGGCCTACTGGAAGGCGGACAGCACCTTCCAGGCCTCCATCGACGCCCGCCCCGCCCACAACCCCGACGGCACCCCCAACGAGTTCGTCTTCTACGACGGCCCACCCTTTGCCAACGGCCTGCCCCACTACGGGCACCTGCTGACCGGCTACGTTAAGGACGCCGTCGGCCGCTATCAGACTCAGCAGGGCCGCCGCGTAGAGCGCCGCTTCGGTTGGGACACCCACGGGCTGCCCGCCGAGCTGGAGGCCCAGCGGCTGCTGGGCATCGAGGACGTCTCGGAGATCACCCGCCCCGGTGGAATCGGCATCGGTGCCTTCAACGAGGAGTGCTGCACCTCCGTTCTGCGCTACACCAAGGAATGGGAGGACTATGTCACCCGTCAGGCCCGCTGGGTGGACTTTGAGGGTGACTACAAGACCCTGGACCCCGACTACATGGAGTCCGTCATCTGGGCCTTCAAAACCCTCTACGACAAGGGCCTGGCCTACCAGGGCTACCGGGTGCTGCCCTACTGCTGGCACGACCGCACCCCCTTGAGTAACCACGAACTCAAGATGGATGACGACGTCTATCAGGACCGCCAGGACAACACCGTAACCGTCGGCATGCGCCTGACCGAGCCGCTGCTGCCCGAAGCCACCACCCCCGAACTGGTCCTGATCTGGACCACCACCCCCTGGACCCTTCCCTCCAACCTGGCTGTGGCCGTGGGCCCGGACATCGACTACATGGTGGTGCGCGTAGCCCCGGACCTGGACTCCCCACTGGCCGGGCAGGACGTGGTCCTGGGCGAGGCCCGCCTGGACGCCTACGCCAAGGAACTCGGCGAGCAGCCCCAGGTGCTCGCCCGGCTCAAGGGCTCCGAGCTGGTGGGACGCCGCTACCACCCGATCTTCGACTACTTCGACGACGCCGCGCACCGGGCGGAGGGGGCCGCACCCGGCCCCAATGGCTGGACCATCATCGGCGGCGACTACGTTACCACCGAGGACGGCACCGGGCTGGTACACATCGCCCCCGCCTTCGGTGAGGACGACATGCTCGTCTGTCAGGAGGCTGGCATCAACCCGGTCCTGCCGGTCGACGACGGCGGCTGCTTCACCGCCGAGGTCCCTGACTACCAGGGGCTGCAGGTCTTTGAGACCAACAAGCCGATTACCGTGGACCTGCGCGACGGCAGCGGCCCGCTGGCCCGGGTGGAGGCCGCCCGCCGCGCTGTCCTGGTGCAGCAGAAGAGCTACGTGCACAGCTACCCGCACTGCTGGCGCTGCCGCCAGCCCCTGATCTACAAGGCCGTCTCCAGCTGGTTCGTGAAAGTCACCGCCATCCGCGACCGGATGGTGGAACTCAACCAGGACATCGAGTGGACCCCCGGCCACATCAAGGACGGGATTTTCGGCAACTGGCTGGCTGGGGCCCGCGACTGGTCCATCTCCCGCAACCGCTTCTGGGGCGCCCCCATCCCCGTGTGGCGCTCTGACGCCCCCGCCTACCCGCGTGAGGACGTCTACGGTTCCTTTGAGGAGCTGGAGCGGGACTTCGGGGTGGAGGCCAAGGACCTGCACCGGCCCTTCATCGACACCCTGGTGCGCCCCAACCCGGATGACCCCACGGGCCGCTCCATGATGCGCCGTATCCCCGACGTGCTGGACTGCTGGTTCGAGTCCGGGTCCATGCCCTTCGCCCAGGTGCACTACCCCTTTGAGAACGTCGAGTGGTTCGAGTCCCACAACCCGGGGGACTTTATCGTGGAGTACATCGGGCAGACCCGCGGCTGGTTCTACACGCTGCACGTGTTGGCCACCGCCCTGTTCGACCGTCCCGCCTTCCGCACCTGCGTCTCCCACGGCATCCTGCTGGGCGACGACGGCGCCAAGATGAGCAAGTCCCTGCGCAACTACCCCGACGTCAACATGGTCTTTAACCGGGACGGCGCCGACGCTATGCGCTGGTTCCTGCTGTCCAGCCCTGTGGTGCGCGGCGGGAACCTGGCGGTCAAGGATAAGGCCATCCGGGACACGGTGCGTCAGGTCCTGCTGCCGCTGTGGAACACCTGGTACTTCTTCGCGCTCTACGCGGGGCAGGCCGGTGACGGCGCGGGCTACATCACCAAGGGTGTGGACCTTGAGGATGTGAGCCTGTTTGGGCCGCGTGGCGGCCTTCATGTCATGGACCGCTACGTGTTGGCCCGCACCAAGGACCTGGCCGCCACCGTGGCCGCCCAGATGGACGCCTACGACGTCACCGGTGCCACCGCGACCATCCGCGAGTTCATGGACGTGCTGACCAACTGGTACCTGCGCACCTCCCGGTCCCGCTTCACCGACGCCGACCCCGCTGTCCACCGGTCGGCCTTCGACACCCTGGCTACGGTGCTGCGGGTGCTCACCCAGGTGATGGCTCCGCTCGCCCCGCTGGTCAGCGAGGAGATCTACCGGGGGTTGACGGGGGAGCGCTCCGTGCACCTGACCGACTGGCCGGTGTTTCCCGGGCACGTCGCGGACGCTGGCCTGGTCGCTGCCATGGATGAGGCCCGCGACGCCGTCTCCGCTGCCTTAGGGCTGCGCAAGGTGGAGAAGCTGCGGGTGCGCCAGCCCCTGCGCTCCCTGACCGTGGCCACCACCGACCCGGCGGGCCTGGCGCCCTTCCGAACGCTGATCGGTGAGGAGGTCAACGTCAAGGAGGTGCGGGTCCTGGACGCTGCCGACGCCGGTTATGAGGTCACTGAGCAGCTGGTGCTCAACCCGCGTGCCTTCACCCCTGAGGTGCGCAAGCTGACCTCCCGGCTCTTCGCCGCCGTCAAGGCCGGGGAGTGGGAGCTGACGGAGGACGGCGACGTGCGCTTCGACGGCGTGCTGCTGGAGGGCACCCCCGTGGTCCTGGAGGCTGAGGATTCAGCCTTCACCCTGGCCAGCCGCATCGACCTGGAGGACGACTCGCTGGCCGCCACCATGCTCGGCTCCGGGGCCTTCGTGGTGCTGGACACCGCCCTGGACGAGGAGCTGGAGGCGGAGGGCTGGGCCCGTGACCTGGTGCGCCTGGTCATGGACGAGCGCAAGGCCACGGGCATGCAGATAGGCGAGCCAATCCGTCTGACCTTGACCGTGCCCGTGGACAAGGAGGCCTGGACCGGCGCCTACCTGGACCTCATCAAGGCGGAGACGAGCTGTGTGGCCGCGGGTGTCGTGGCCGACCCCGCCGTCGGTGAGCCTACGGCTGAGGTCTCCCGCGCCTAA
- a CDS encoding bifunctional folylpolyglutamate synthase/dihydrofolate synthase: MSSEHKHHADQPSQQADGNHPGAAFGIPAGATGEEVVDAIFNPAGPDGGVDPELLPYLKAADSEDSLSIAEVREAGRAAAEREQEAEDERLAALRELVAHNLIPGGDLARLDELLAEVDADDSDDWNDWEPVLPDSAASAASSASARSADEADDATADHGRGGSAHTTALLEARRRSVIAQRMREVEAEILSRAPEHQIQPSLERVEAVLDIIGNPEHAYRVVHVTGTNGKTSTARMVERLLATTGLRTGRFTSPHLATIRERISLDGEPISEEGFIAAWEDVVPYIAMVDQDSQAKGGPRLSFFEVLTVMALAAFADYPVDVAVIEVGMGGRWDATNVVASQVEVITPIGLDHTRWLGDSLTAIATEKAGIIKDGATLVTARQPAEVLAPITEAAQEHGVIWRREVDPELEPGTPEAGELEVMDREIAVGGQLVTLRTAAGVYEDVFVPLHGEYQAHNALLALAAAEALFGGQLLPAKIVEEGFASVTSPGRLEVVRSSPTVLVDAGHNPHGVAALREAVEEVFGFKHLVAVLGLMADKDLEGVLAELEPFCEAVVCVPVDSPRAATPEDLAVVAREVFGADRVQVAESLAEGVERAQEIAEAHEDPLPASGVLICGSVVLAAEARGLFGRA; this comes from the coding sequence ATGAGCAGCGAGCACAAGCACCACGCCGACCAACCCAGCCAGCAGGCCGACGGCAACCACCCCGGTGCCGCCTTCGGCATTCCCGCGGGCGCCACCGGCGAGGAGGTCGTGGACGCCATCTTCAACCCCGCAGGCCCCGACGGCGGGGTAGACCCCGAGCTGCTGCCCTACCTGAAGGCCGCCGACTCCGAGGACAGCCTGTCCATTGCGGAGGTCCGTGAGGCCGGACGTGCCGCCGCTGAGCGCGAGCAGGAGGCGGAGGACGAGCGCCTAGCCGCCCTGCGCGAGCTCGTGGCCCACAACCTGATCCCCGGCGGGGACCTAGCCCGACTGGACGAACTCCTGGCCGAGGTGGACGCCGACGACAGCGACGACTGGAACGACTGGGAGCCCGTCCTACCGGACTCGGCTGCCTCCGCCGCCAGCAGCGCCTCAGCCCGCAGCGCCGATGAGGCTGACGACGCCACCGCCGACCACGGGCGCGGCGGGTCGGCCCACACCACCGCCCTGCTGGAGGCTCGCCGTCGCAGCGTCATCGCCCAGCGGATGCGTGAGGTGGAGGCGGAGATCCTCTCCCGGGCCCCCGAGCACCAGATCCAGCCCTCCCTGGAGCGGGTGGAAGCCGTGCTGGACATTATCGGCAACCCGGAGCATGCCTACCGCGTGGTGCACGTGACCGGCACCAACGGCAAAACCTCCACCGCCCGCATGGTCGAGCGCCTCCTGGCCACCACCGGCCTGCGCACGGGCCGCTTCACCAGCCCTCACCTGGCCACGATCCGCGAGCGCATCAGCCTGGACGGGGAGCCCATCAGTGAGGAGGGCTTTATCGCGGCCTGGGAGGACGTGGTCCCCTACATCGCCATGGTTGACCAGGACAGCCAGGCCAAGGGCGGGCCGCGCCTGAGCTTCTTTGAGGTGCTCACGGTCATGGCGCTGGCGGCCTTTGCCGACTACCCCGTGGACGTGGCGGTGATTGAGGTCGGCATGGGCGGGCGCTGGGACGCCACTAATGTGGTCGCCTCCCAGGTGGAGGTCATCACCCCGATCGGGTTGGACCACACCAGGTGGCTGGGGGACAGCCTCACCGCGATTGCCACCGAGAAGGCTGGGATCATCAAGGACGGCGCCACCCTGGTCACCGCCCGGCAGCCTGCGGAGGTGCTCGCTCCGATCACCGAGGCCGCGCAGGAACACGGTGTCATCTGGCGCCGCGAGGTGGACCCTGAACTGGAGCCGGGTACGCCTGAGGCTGGTGAGCTGGAGGTCATGGACCGTGAGATCGCCGTGGGCGGCCAGCTGGTCACCCTGCGCACGGCCGCCGGTGTTTATGAGGACGTGTTCGTCCCCCTGCACGGGGAGTACCAGGCGCATAACGCGCTGCTGGCCCTGGCCGCCGCTGAGGCCCTGTTTGGTGGTCAGTTGCTGCCCGCAAAGATCGTGGAGGAGGGCTTCGCTTCCGTGACCAGCCCCGGGCGCCTGGAGGTGGTGCGTTCCTCACCCACGGTCCTAGTGGATGCCGGACATAACCCCCACGGGGTGGCTGCCCTGCGGGAAGCGGTGGAGGAGGTCTTCGGTTTCAAGCATCTGGTGGCGGTGCTCGGGCTCATGGCGGACAAGGACCTGGAGGGGGTGCTGGCCGAGCTGGAGCCCTTCTGCGAGGCGGTGGTCTGCGTGCCCGTGGACTCGCCGCGTGCGGCCACGCCCGAGGATCTGGCAGTAGTGGCGCGGGAGGTCTTCGGGGCTGACCGGGTGCAGGTGGCTGAGAGCCTGGCTGAGGGCGTGGAGCGGGCCCAAGAGATCGCTGAGGCGCACGAAGACCCGCTGCCTGCCTCCGGTGTGCTGATCTGTGGATCAGTGGTGCTGGCTGCGGAGGCCCGGGGCCTGTTCGGTCGGGCCTGA